The following coding sequences are from one Lolium rigidum isolate FL_2022 chromosome 6, APGP_CSIRO_Lrig_0.1, whole genome shotgun sequence window:
- the LOC124662780 gene encoding desmethyl-deoxy-podophyllotoxin synthase-like: MKSTVPYYDLCLLCLFLALLFYAVLRAVFSSGTKHRRLRLPPGPWQLPVIGSLHHLLRGLPHRTIRDLSLRHGPLMLLRVCERVAIVVSSAEAVREIYKGNEALFSERLSSPGIDELSRHGQGVIFAPYGDHWRLLRRILMTELLSARRIGSFQRIREEEAARLVSSVQAKSSSSGGGLVNVGELLDEFMTDSAVRAIFGDRLPDRAAFMKIVKQGVSLASLFDLRDLFPSSRLVRLLPRGSGKAERHRQEMFKLMDNILKTHQERRASTDGDDEHDLVDVLLRIQKEGDIRVSLTDGVIRAVLIDVFGAALDTTSTTLQWAMAELVANPIVMHKVQLETRRVLAGEATIQESMLKDMHYLRATIKETLRLHPPAPFFPRLCLQDYKFHGYDVPRGAIVLTNVWAISRDPKYWDEPEMFMPERFEGNNDVDFRGMDFEFTPFGVGRRICPGIGFAHASIEIALASLLYHFDLDLPKGVEPGKMDMTEVFGVTLSRKANLFLHPIPYVPV, from the exons ATGAAGTCCACGGTGCCGTACTACGATTTATGCTTATTATGCCTCTTCTTGGCTCTCCTCTTCTATGCCGTCCTACGCGCCGTTTTCAGCAGCGGCACCAAGCATCgccgcttgaggctgcctcccggCCCGTGGCAGCTGCCGGTCATCGGCAGCCTGCACCACCTGCTGCGGGGGCTCCCGCACCGCACTATCCGCGACCTCTCCCTCCGCCACGGCCCGCTGATGCTGCTCCGGGTGTGCGAGCGCGtggccatcgtcgtctcctccgCCGAGGCCGTGAGGGAGATCTACAAGGGCAACGAGGCCCTCTTCTCGGAGCGGCTAAGTAGCCCGGGCATCGACGAGCTCTCCAGGCATGGCCAAGGGGTCATATTTGCGCCATATGGTGATCACTGGCGCCTGCTTCGCCGGATCCTCATGACAGAGCTGCTCAGCGCACGGCGCATTGGGTCATTTCAACGCATCCgtgaggaggaggcggcccgCCTTGTATCCTCCGTTCAGGCGAAGTCATCCTCGTCTGGTGGCGGACTCGTGAACGTGGGCGAGCTGCTCGACGAGTTCATGACAGACTCGGCCGTGCGCGCCATCTTCGGTGACAGGCTACCAGACAGAGCCGCGTTCATGAAGATCGTCAAGCAAGGAGTGAGCCTGGCGTCGCTGTTCGACCTCAGGGACCTCTTCCCTTCGTCGCGGCTCGTGCGGCTTCTGCCACGCGGCAGCGGGAAGGCGGAGCGGCACCGTCAAGAGATGTTCAAGCTCATGGATAACATCCTCAAAACTCATCAGGAGAGGAGGGCATCCACAGATGGAGACGATGAACATGACCTGGTCGACGTGTTGTTGAGGATCCAGAAAGAAGGCGACATCCGAGTTTCCCTTACCGACGGAGTCATAAGGGCAGTGCTGATA GATGTCTTCGGTGCAGCACTCGACACCACATCAACTACTCTGCAATGGGCGATGGCCGAACTGGTGGCAAACCCAATTGTGATGCACAAGGTGCAATTAGAGACACGACGTGTTCTCGCAGGTGAAGCCACAATACAAGAGTCTATGCTAAAGGACATGCACTACCTCAGGGCAACAATCAAGGAGACGTTGCGGCTGCACCCCCCTGCCCCGTTCTTTCCTAGATTGTGCCTGCAAGATTACAAGTTTCATGGATATGATGTGCCACGAGGGGCAATTGTACTCACTAATGTATGGGCGATCTCTAGGGACCCGAAATACTGGGATGAGCCAGAGATGTTCATGCCGGAGAGGTTCGAAGGCAACAACGATGTCGATTTTAGAGGTATGGACTTTGAGTTCACTCCGTTCGGGGTTGGGAGGAGGATATGTCCGGGTATAGGATTTGCCCATGCAAGTATTGAGATAGCTCTGGCtagccttctttaccattttgaTTTGGATCTGCCCAAAGGAGTTGAACCAGGAAAAATGGACATGACAGAGGTGTTTGGAGTCACTCTTAGCAGGAAGGCCAACCTATTTCTGCATCCAATTCCTTATGTTCCTGTGTAG